The genomic stretch CGTCATAGCCTGGTCTGGACACGAATCATAGCCATGATGTGGCTATGTCGTCAAGGCCGGGGGACAAAGCGGCAGGAGCGACGCACCAGCCCCCGGATCCAGGCGATCGCCTCGTCGCCCGAGAGCCCCAGCACCTCCCGGGCGAGGCATGCGGAAGACCCTTCGTACAACGAACGTGATCGAGCGGCTTCACGAAGAATTCCGGCGCCGTGTGAAGACGCAAGGCTCGCTACCGACCGAAGACGCCGCCGTCGTCCTGCTCTTCAGCCTCGT from Candidatus Methylomirabilota bacterium encodes the following:
- a CDS encoding transposase; the encoded protein is MRKTLRTTNVIERLHEEFRRRVKTQGSLPTEDAAVVLLFSLVASGQIKLRRIDG